One Candidatus Lokiarchaeota archaeon DNA segment encodes these proteins:
- a CDS encoding acetoin utilization protein AcuC has product MMPFSSSCKVGFTWSPLFEDFDYGRKHPLRKGRFFEAYDFLTEEGFLEASQIDTLEPEPISEELLSMIHSQEYISFVQQVSETGVGDIDIDTPGFKGIYDNARIQCGATVMAANAIMNGDFAHTISPTGGFHHAKFSEGGGFCIFNDIAAAVEVFKNSGKERILIADFDAHHGNGTQEYFYEDSSVMQISFHEDPEWMYPHDGYIKDIGNKDGEGYNINMPFPMDSGDDVYLYAFERLVPPLIEAFDPQVMIYLPGFDNHYLDPLTHMVLTTKPVEHIVQYLHNTAHDLSEGNLIALGAGGYNADAYRWGLGVVFSEISGYAYTPPPQKPPFEDNKETWDIVKEHVSKVRGLVFPIHGL; this is encoded by the coding sequence ATGATGCCGTTCTCCTCGTCTTGCAAAGTTGGGTTCACTTGGAGCCCACTGTTTGAGGATTTTGATTATGGTCGCAAACACCCATTGCGCAAAGGGCGGTTCTTCGAAGCATATGATTTCCTGACTGAGGAGGGATTCCTTGAAGCATCTCAAATTGACACGCTTGAACCAGAGCCTATCTCTGAGGAATTGCTCAGCATGATTCATTCACAGGAGTACATCTCATTCGTACAACAGGTTTCGGAAACTGGGGTGGGTGATATCGATATAGACACGCCTGGCTTCAAAGGGATATACGACAATGCGCGCATTCAGTGCGGCGCAACCGTGATGGCGGCCAACGCAATCATGAATGGGGACTTTGCTCATACTATTTCGCCTACGGGCGGATTTCATCATGCCAAGTTCAGCGAAGGTGGGGGTTTCTGTATCTTCAATGATATTGCTGCAGCTGTTGAAGTCTTCAAGAATTCGGGAAAGGAGAGGATTCTGATTGCTGATTTTGATGCCCATCATGGCAATGGTACACAGGAGTATTTCTACGAGGATTCGTCAGTTATGCAGATTTCTTTCCATGAGGATCCAGAATGGATGTATCCTCATGACGGATATATCAAAGATATCGGTAACAAGGATGGAGAAGGATACAATATCAACATGCCTTTTCCAATGGACTCTGGGGATGACGTCTACCTCTATGCTTTCGAGAGACTAGTACCGCCTTTGATTGAAGCTTTTGATCCACAGGTGATGATTTACCTACCCGGCTTTGATAATCATTATCTTGACCCTTTGACGCATATGGTACTTACTACGAAGCCTGTCGAACATATCGTCCAGTATCTTCATAATACTGCACATGATCTATCTGAAGGGAATCTGATTGCCCTTGGTGCAGGCGGCTACAATGCCGATGCTTATCGTTGGGGATTGGGGGTAGTATTCTCAGAGATCTCAGGGTATGCCTATACCCCTCCCCCTCAGAAACCCCCATTCGAAGACAATAAGGAGACTTGGGATATTGTCAAGGAACACGTTTCAAAGGTGCGAGGCCTAGTTTTTCCAATTCATGGATTATAA